A genomic stretch from Streptococcus oralis includes:
- the trmD gene encoding tRNA (guanosine(37)-N1)-methyltransferase TrmD yields MKIDILTLFPEMFSPLEHSIVGKAREKGLLDIQYHNFREYAEKARHVDDEPYGGGQGMLLRAQPIFDAFDAIEKKHPRVILLDPAGKQFDQAYAEDLAKEEELIFICGHYEGYDERIKTLVTDEISLGDYVLTGGELAAMTMIDATVRLIPEVIGKESSHQDDSFSSGLLEYPQYTRPYDYRGMVVPDVLMSGHHEKIRQWRLYESLKKTYERRPDLLENYQLTAEEEKMLAEIRENKE; encoded by the coding sequence ATGAAGATTGATATTTTAACTCTCTTTCCTGAGATGTTTTCTCCGCTTGAGCACTCAATCGTTGGAAAGGCTCGAGAAAAAGGGCTCTTGGATATCCAGTACCATAATTTCAGAGAATACGCTGAAAAAGCTCGTCATGTTGATGATGAGCCCTACGGAGGCGGTCAGGGGATGTTGCTCCGAGCCCAACCCATTTTCGATGCCTTTGATGCTATTGAAAAGAAACATCCCCGCGTCATTCTTCTCGATCCTGCTGGAAAACAGTTTGATCAGGCTTATGCTGAGGATTTGGCCAAAGAAGAGGAACTGATCTTTATCTGCGGTCACTACGAAGGGTATGACGAGCGCATCAAGACCTTGGTAACCGATGAGATTTCTCTAGGAGACTATGTCTTGACTGGTGGTGAATTGGCGGCTATGACTATGATTGATGCGACTGTTCGCTTGATTCCTGAAGTGATTGGCAAGGAGTCTAGTCATCAGGACGATAGTTTTTCTTCGGGATTGCTCGAATATCCTCAATACACACGTCCTTATGACTATCGAGGCATGGTGGTTCCAGATGTGCTTATGAGTGGGCACCATGAGAAGATTCGCCAGTGGCGACTTTATGAGAGTTTAAAGAAAACCTACGAGCGCAGACCAGATTTGCTAGAAAACTATCAACTAACAGCAGAAGAAGAAAAAATGCTGGCTGAAATCAGAGAAAACAAAGAATAA
- a CDS encoding biotin transporter BioY: MKKAHIYAIPAIGAALIAVLAQISLPIGPVPFTLQNFAIGLIATVFRPREAVLSVALYLLLGAIGLPVFAGGGAGFHVLVGPSSGYLWFDLVYAGLTSYLIHQNSGYIRIFLANLLGDSLVFVGGILSLHFLAGMPLDKALAVGVLPFILPDLGKIIAISFIGRPLLQRLRGQAYFSI; the protein is encoded by the coding sequence TTGAAAAAAGCTCATATCTATGCTATCCCTGCTATCGGTGCTGCACTCATCGCCGTATTGGCACAAATCAGTCTCCCTATCGGTCCTGTACCTTTCACTCTGCAAAACTTTGCGATCGGTCTGATTGCTACTGTTTTTAGACCTAGAGAAGCTGTCCTTTCTGTAGCTCTCTACCTCCTGCTGGGTGCCATTGGTTTACCTGTCTTTGCAGGGGGTGGTGCAGGATTTCACGTTTTAGTCGGTCCAAGTTCAGGCTATCTTTGGTTTGACCTTGTCTATGCAGGACTTACATCTTATCTCATCCATCAAAATAGCGGCTATATCCGCATTTTCCTAGCCAACCTCTTGGGTGATTCACTCGTCTTTGTCGGAGGTATTCTCAGCCTCCACTTCCTTGCTGGTATGCCACTTGACAAAGCACTCGCTGTTGGAGTCCTCCCCTTTATCCTCCCTGATCTTGGTAAAATCATTGCGATTAGCTTCATTGGTCGTCCACTATTACAACGACTTAGGGGACAAGCATACTTCTCAATTTAA
- a CDS encoding YdbC family protein, translated as MAEFTFEIEEHLLTLSENEKGWTKELNRVSFNGAPAKFDIRTWSPDHTKMGKGITLTNEEFQVMVDAFKGNQ; from the coding sequence ATGGCAGAATTTACATTTGAAATCGAAGAACACTTACTGACCTTGTCCGAAAATGAAAAAGGATGGACCAAGGAATTAAACCGAGTCAGCTTTAATGGCGCTCCAGCAAAGTTTGATATTCGAACTTGGAGCCCTGATCATACCAAGATGGGAAAAGGAATCACCCTTACAAACGAAGAATTTCAGGTAATGGTGGATGCTTTTAAAGGAAATCAATAA
- a CDS encoding MazG nucleotide pyrophosphohydrolase domain-containing protein — MKDLTFRQLQAYLLDHYQQSRTEEGLFIKLVEEVGEVAEVLNGRSGRKEGVQDSNEELAKELADIIHYTVAIATINDIDLTKTIFEKDKKAAIKYQHERDLESFLEGDLRNIEH, encoded by the coding sequence ATGAAGGATTTAACGTTTAGACAATTACAAGCTTACTTACTAGATCATTACCAGCAATCTCGAACTGAGGAAGGCCTCTTTATCAAGTTAGTGGAGGAAGTCGGAGAAGTAGCCGAGGTCTTGAATGGGCGCTCTGGTCGAAAAGAGGGTGTCCAGGACTCAAATGAAGAACTAGCCAAAGAACTGGCTGATATCATTCACTACACTGTCGCAATTGCGACCATCAACGATATTGACCTAACCAAAACCATCTTTGAGAAAGATAAGAAGGCTGCCATTAAGTATCAGCATGAACGAGATTTGGAGAGTTTTTTGGAGGGAGATTTGAGAAATATTGAACACTGA
- the rimM gene encoding ribosome maturation factor RimM (Essential for efficient processing of 16S rRNA) — MNYFNVGKIVNTQGLQGEMRVLSVTDFSEERFKKGAELALFDEKDKFVQTVIIASHRKQKNFDIIKFKDMYHINAIETYKGYSLKVAEEDLNDLEDGEFYYHEIIGLDVYEGDNLIGTIKEILQPGANDVWVVKRKGKRDLLLPYIPPVVLNVDIPNKRVEVEILEGLDDED, encoded by the coding sequence ATGAACTACTTTAATGTTGGGAAAATCGTTAATACGCAGGGTCTGCAGGGTGAGATGCGTGTCTTGTCTGTGACGGATTTTTCAGAAGAACGGTTTAAAAAAGGAGCAGAGCTGGCTTTATTTGATGAAAAAGATAAGTTTGTCCAAACAGTAATAATCGCTAGCCATCGTAAGCAGAAGAACTTTGACATTATCAAATTCAAAGATATGTACCATATCAATGCGATTGAAACGTACAAGGGTTATAGTCTCAAGGTCGCTGAGGAAGACCTAAATGATTTAGAAGATGGGGAATTCTATTATCACGAGATTATCGGTTTGGATGTTTACGAGGGAGACAACTTGATTGGAACCATCAAGGAAATCCTGCAACCAGGTGCTAACGATGTCTGGGTGGTCAAACGAAAAGGTAAGCGAGATTTGCTTTTACCTTACATTCCGCCAGTAGTTCTCAATGTTGATATTCCAAACAAGCGGGTCGAAGTGGAAATCTTAGAAGGACTAGATGATGAAGATTGA
- a CDS encoding ABC transporter ATP-binding protein has protein sequence MKQLISLKNICRSYRNGEQELQVLKNINLEIGEGEFVAIMGPSGSGKSTLMNTIGMLDTPTSGEYYLEGQEVARLGEKQLAQVRNQQIGFVFQQFFLLSKMDAVQNVELPLIYAGVPAAQRRKLAEEYLSKVELTDRIHHLPSELSGGQKQRVAIARALVNDPSIILADEPTGALDTKTGSQIMELLVELNEEGKTIIMVTHEPEIAAYAKRQIVIRDGVISSDSARLEGKEN, from the coding sequence ATGAAACAACTAATTAGTCTAAAAAACATCTGCCGGAGTTATCGAAATGGTGAACAGGAGCTGCAGGTCTTGAAAAATATTAATTTGGAGATCGGCGAAGGGGAATTTGTTGCCATTATGGGACCATCTGGTTCGGGTAAATCTACTCTGATGAATACCATCGGAATGCTGGACACCCCAACTAGCGGCGAATACTATCTAGAAGGTCAAGAAGTGGCCCGTCTAGGTGAAAAGCAGTTGGCACAGGTACGTAACCAACAAATTGGCTTTGTCTTTCAACAGTTCTTTCTTTTGTCAAAGATGGATGCTGTTCAAAATGTCGAGTTACCCTTGATTTATGCAGGAGTTCCAGCTGCCCAACGTCGCAAGTTGGCAGAGGAATATCTGAGTAAAGTAGAGTTGACTGATCGTATTCATCACCTTCCTTCGGAGTTGTCTGGCGGTCAAAAACAACGGGTGGCCATTGCGCGTGCTCTTGTTAACGATCCCTCAATCATCCTAGCTGATGAACCGACAGGCGCCTTGGATACGAAAACAGGAAGTCAAATCATGGAACTCTTGGTTGAGTTAAATGAAGAAGGCAAGACTATTATTATGGTAACGCACGAGCCCGAAATTGCAGCCTATGCAAAACGCCAGATTGTAATCCGTGATGGAGTTATTTCGTCTGATAGCGCTCGTTTGGAAGGAAAGGAGAACTAA
- the kphA gene encoding RNA-binding protein KphA, whose product MDTIENLIIAIVKPLISQPDALTIKIEDTPEFLEYHLDLDQSDVGRVIGRKGRTISAIRTIVYSVPTEDKKVRIVIDEK is encoded by the coding sequence ATGGATACGATTGAAAATCTCATTATTGCGATTGTGAAACCTTTGATTTCACAACCTGATGCCTTAACTATCAAGATTGAAGACACACCAGAGTTTTTGGAGTATCACTTGGATCTTGACCAAAGCGATGTCGGTCGTGTTATCGGTCGTAAGGGTCGCACTATCTCAGCGATAAGAACGATTGTCTACTCTGTCCCAACTGAAGACAAAAAAGTAAGAATCGTTATCGATGAAAAATAA
- the cadX gene encoding Cd(II)/Zn(II)-sensing metalloregulatory transcriptional regulator CadX, producing the protein MKKDSICQVNIINQQNVTTATNYLEKEKVQKSLRILSKFTDNKQINIIFYLLAVEELCVCDIACLLNLSMASASHHLRKLANQNILDSRREGKIIYYFIKDEEIRDFFNQLG; encoded by the coding sequence ATGAAAAAAGATAGTATCTGCCAAGTGAATATTATAAATCAACAAAATGTTACAACCGCAACGAACTACCTTGAAAAGGAAAAAGTCCAAAAATCACTTCGCATTTTATCAAAATTTACCGATAATAAACAGATAAATATCATCTTTTATCTCCTTGCCGTCGAAGAACTCTGTGTCTGCGATATAGCCTGTTTACTAAATCTCAGTATGGCATCTGCCTCCCACCATCTTCGTAAACTAGCCAATCAAAACATCTTGGACTCTAGAAGAGAGGGGAAAATTATATATTATTTTATAAAAGATGAGGAAATCAGAGATTTTTTTAATCAACTAGGATAA
- a CDS encoding efflux RND transporter periplasmic adaptor subunit produces the protein MKGNKKTKKWQLYTAIGAASIIIISAAGILLFRQPSQVASKDDTSHLVVAKEGTVASSVLLSGTVTAKNEQYVYLDASKGEVDEILVSVGDKVDKGQALVKYNSTEAQSAYDAANRAIAKADRRINDLKESRNNTLADSEEYDDGTQGSSVSSIDSQISDARDSRADAEAQLKKAQAQLDATKVLSTLEGTVVEVNRNVSKSTTAANQVMVHVVSNDNLQVKGELSEYNLANLSVGQEVTFSSKVYQDKTWTGKISFISAYPKNSGEGTNAITGGNTGSKYPYTIEVTSEIGDLRPGFTVSVEVKSDKKSILVPLTSVITEDGKNYVWVVDEENKAKKVEVSLGNADAENQEITSGLTDGTKVISNPTTSLEEGKEVKADETTN, from the coding sequence ATGAAGGGGAATAAGAAAACTAAAAAATGGCAACTATACACAGCTATTGGTGCTGCAAGTATTATTATAATCAGTGCAGCGGGTATTTTGCTATTTAGACAGCCCTCTCAGGTTGCCAGTAAGGATGACACTTCGCATCTCGTAGTCGCAAAGGAAGGAACAGTTGCCTCCTCTGTTCTCTTATCTGGTACCGTCACCGCAAAAAATGAACAATATGTTTATTTGGATGCAAGTAAGGGTGAGGTAGATGAAATCTTGGTTTCTGTTGGAGATAAGGTTGACAAAGGACAAGCGCTCGTAAAATACAACAGCACAGAAGCGCAGTCTGCTTATGATGCAGCTAACCGTGCCATAGCCAAGGCTGATCGTCGTATCAATGACTTGAAGGAATCACGAAACAACACTCTAGCTGATTCGGAAGAATATGATGATGGAACGCAGGGTTCTTCTGTCTCTTCCATTGATTCTCAAATTAGTGATGCTCGTGATAGTCGTGCTGATGCAGAGGCGCAACTTAAAAAGGCGCAAGCCCAATTGGACGCAACAAAGGTTCTGAGTACGCTAGAAGGTACAGTTGTAGAAGTTAATCGCAATGTATCAAAGTCCACAACTGCTGCAAATCAAGTGATGGTTCATGTAGTAAGTAACGACAATCTACAAGTCAAGGGAGAACTTTCCGAGTACAATCTTGCCAACCTTTCTGTTGGCCAAGAAGTGACCTTCTCTTCTAAAGTTTACCAAGATAAAACTTGGACAGGGAAGATCAGCTTTATTTCAGCTTACCCTAAAAATAGTGGAGAAGGAACGAATGCTATAACTGGGGGGAATACTGGTTCTAAATATCCTTATACGATTGAAGTGACGAGTGAGATTGGTGATTTAAGACCAGGTTTCACCGTTAGTGTTGAGGTTAAAAGTGACAAGAAATCAATCCTCGTACCCTTAACCAGTGTCATTACTGAAGACGGGAAAAACTACGTTTGGGTGGTTGACGAAGAGAATAAGGCTAAGAAGGTTGAAGTTAGCCTAGGAAATGCTGACGCAGAAAACCAAGAGATCACATCTGGTTTGACAGATGGAACCAAAGTCATCAGTAATCCAACGACTTCCTTGGAAGAAGGAAAAGAGGTGAAGGCTGATGAAACAACTAATTAG
- the rpsP gene encoding 30S ribosomal protein S16, which produces MAVKIRLTRMGSKKKPFYRINVADSRSPRDGRFIETVGTYNPLVAENQVTLKEDRVLAWLADGAQPSDTVRNILSKEGVLKKFHDSKFSK; this is translated from the coding sequence ATGGCAGTTAAAATCCGTTTGACTCGTATGGGTTCTAAGAAAAAACCTTTCTACCGTATCAACGTAGCAGACTCACGTTCACCACGTGACGGACGTTTCATCGAAACAGTTGGAACTTACAACCCACTTGTTGCTGAAAACCAAGTGACTTTGAAAGAAGACCGCGTTCTTGCATGGTTGGCTGATGGAGCTCAACCTTCAGATACAGTTCGCAACATCCTTTCAAAAGAAGGCGTATTGAAAAAATTCCACGATTCTAAATTCTCAAAATAA
- the gor gene encoding glutathione-disulfide reductase: protein MREYDIIAIGGGSGGIATMNRAGEHGAKAAVIEEKKLGGTCVNVGCVPKKIMWYGAQIAESFHHYGPDYGFTSSDVQFDFAKLRQNREAYIDRARSSYDGSFKRNGVDLIEGRAHFVDSHTVSVNGELIRAKHIVIATGARPSIPTIPGAELGGSSDDVFAWEQLPESVAILGAGYIAVELAGVLHALGVKTDLFVRRDRPLRTFDNYIVEGLVNEMEKTGLPLQTHKVPVKLEETEQGITIHFEDGSSHTASKVIWAIGRRPNVDGLELEKAGVTLNQRGFIQVDEYQNTVVDGIYALGDVTGEKELTPVAIKAGRTLSERLFNGKTNAKMDYTTIPTVVFSHPAIGTVGLTEEQAIKEYGQDNIKVYKSSFASMYSAVTSHRQESRFKLITAGADEKVVGLHGLGYGVDEMIQGFAVAIKMGATKADFDATVAIHPTSSEEFVTMR, encoded by the coding sequence ATGAGAGAATATGATATCATCGCCATCGGTGGAGGGAGTGGCGGTATCGCCACTATGAACCGAGCTGGTGAACACGGCGCTAAAGCAGCTGTTATAGAAGAGAAAAAATTAGGTGGAACTTGTGTCAACGTTGGCTGTGTTCCTAAGAAAATCATGTGGTATGGAGCGCAAATCGCTGAAAGCTTCCACCACTACGGCCCTGACTATGGTTTTACAAGTTCAGATGTGCAATTTGATTTTGCAAAACTTCGTCAAAACCGTGAAGCCTACATCGATCGTGCCCGCTCGTCTTATGATGGAAGTTTCAAGCGCAACGGTGTTGATTTGATTGAAGGTCGTGCTCATTTCGTTGATTCCCACACAGTCAGCGTTAATGGTGAATTGATTCGTGCCAAGCATATCGTGATTGCGACTGGAGCTCGTCCAAGCATCCCAACTATTCCTGGAGCTGAACTCGGTGGTAGTTCAGACGATGTCTTTGCTTGGGAACAACTTCCTGAATCCGTTGCAATCCTTGGTGCTGGCTATATCGCTGTTGAATTAGCTGGTGTTCTCCACGCACTTGGAGTAAAAACTGATTTGTTTGTGCGTCGCGATCGTCCCTTGCGCACTTTTGACAACTACATCGTTGAAGGTCTTGTCAATGAAATGGAAAAAACAGGTTTACCTTTGCAAACGCATAAGGTACCCGTCAAGCTCGAAGAAACTGAGCAAGGCATTACGATTCATTTTGAAGACGGTTCTAGTCACACTGCAAGCAAAGTTATCTGGGCTATCGGGCGACGTCCAAATGTAGACGGTCTTGAGTTAGAAAAGGCTGGCGTCACACTCAACCAACGTGGATTTATCCAAGTGGATGAGTATCAAAATACAGTTGTAGATGGCATCTACGCCCTTGGAGACGTTACTGGTGAGAAGGAACTTACCCCAGTAGCCATCAAGGCAGGACGCACCCTATCTGAACGCCTCTTCAACGGGAAAACAAATGCCAAGATGGACTACACGACTATCCCTACTGTTGTCTTCTCCCACCCAGCAATCGGAACCGTTGGTTTGACCGAGGAGCAAGCTATCAAAGAATACGGCCAAGATAATATCAAAGTCTACAAGTCAAGCTTTGCATCTATGTACTCTGCCGTTACAAGCCATCGTCAAGAATCTCGCTTCAAACTCATCACTGCCGGTGCAGACGAAAAAGTTGTTGGCCTTCACGGACTTGGTTACGGAGTGGATGAGATGATTCAAGGATTCGCTGTTGCCATCAAGATGGGGGCTACCAAGGCGGACTTTGATGCTACAGTAGCTATCCACCCAACCTCTTCAGAAGAATTTGTAACCATGCGCTAA
- a CDS encoding TMEM175 family protein has product MKKDRLIALTDAVLAIIMTILILELEKPTTPSLQAFWDLRQNFFAYFLSFFWLGSLWMALNTLWEKVEKISPQIVWWNLFLLFFVSFMPYATGIVSSHFMNHTAQLFYGLIVIVSTVANWFLHKVIDKPNIDQKELLEATAQYRKLLIPDLIIKGVGLILSLILYPPIMMYSVLIATFYIITLKTLSEKRVNN; this is encoded by the coding sequence ATGAAGAAAGATAGATTAATTGCATTGACAGATGCGGTTCTAGCAATTATAATGACTATCCTAATCTTAGAATTAGAAAAACCAACGACACCAAGTCTTCAAGCTTTTTGGGATTTACGGCAAAATTTCTTTGCTTATTTTCTTTCCTTTTTCTGGTTAGGATCGTTATGGATGGCACTAAACACACTATGGGAAAAGGTTGAGAAAATTTCCCCACAAATTGTTTGGTGGAATTTGTTTCTTTTATTTTTTGTTTCATTTATGCCCTATGCTACTGGAATCGTTAGTAGTCATTTCATGAACCATACGGCACAGCTCTTTTATGGACTGATCGTTATTGTTTCAACGGTAGCAAACTGGTTTTTACATAAAGTAATTGATAAACCCAATATAGATCAGAAAGAATTACTTGAAGCTACCGCACAATATAGAAAGTTATTGATACCTGACCTAATAATTAAAGGAGTGGGATTGATTCTATCCTTAATTCTCTATCCTCCGATTATGATGTATAGTGTTTTAATTGCGACATTTTACATCATAACTTTAAAAACACTATCTGAAAAAAGAGTGAATAACTAA
- a CDS encoding ATP cone domain-containing protein, protein MQVIKRNGEVADFDPDKIYQAVLKAAQTVYVLTDDLRQNLAQVTKKVVLDLEEAKVERATISMIQSMVENRLLGAGYITIAEHYISYRLQRDLERSGYGDHIAVHLHFEQIR, encoded by the coding sequence ATGCAAGTAATCAAACGTAATGGAGAAGTTGCAGACTTTGATCCAGATAAAATCTACCAAGCTGTTCTAAAAGCGGCTCAGACTGTTTATGTTTTGACAGATGACCTACGTCAAAACCTAGCTCAAGTCACTAAAAAAGTAGTCTTGGATTTGGAAGAAGCAAAAGTAGAACGTGCGACCATTAGCATGATCCAATCAATGGTTGAAAATCGTTTGTTGGGGGCAGGATATATCACCATCGCAGAACACTACATTTCTTACCGCTTACAACGCGATTTGGAGAGAAGTGGTTACGGAGACCATATCGCAGTCCACCTGCATTTTGAACAAATTCGTTAA